In Gossypium hirsutum isolate 1008001.06 chromosome D06, Gossypium_hirsutum_v2.1, whole genome shotgun sequence, one genomic interval encodes:
- the LOC107910062 gene encoding uncharacterized protein, which yields MEGERRRRRRRRSFKERLGFKVMGCCGGSKWGFGSTTMSLRDEDEAEIEEEEERVAAADPGCVNPAPVPTGMNLAAALAAERHYRASGSPTSNVGGGRTPGTPLRVSLMRLLEEADGGGGEEEEEKGRRMEMGSDRICCVCMGRKKGAAFIPCGHTFCRVCSREVWLNRGSCPLCNRSILEILDIF from the coding sequence ATGGAAGgggaaaggaggaggaggaggaggaggaggagttTCAAAGAACGGCTGGGATTTAAAGTGATGGGTTGTTGTGGTGGGTCTAAATGGGGATTCGGGTCAACGACCATGAGCCTCAGAGACGAAGATGAAGCTGAAATAGAAGAAGAGGAAGAACGAGTAGCAGCAGCGGATCCAGGTTGCGTCAACCCGGCTCCGGTTCCGACAGGCATGAACCTAGCCGCTGCTTTAGCAGCCGAGCGACATTATCGGGCATCGGGGTCGCCGACAAGTAATGTGGGTGGGGGGAGAACACCAGGGACGCCGCTAAGGGTATCGTTGATGAGGCTGTTGGAGGAGGCGGACGGCGGCGGAGGtgaggaggaggaagaaaaagggaGGAGGATGGAAATGGGGAGTGATAGGATATGCTGCGTGTGCATGGGGAGGAAGAAAGGTGCGGCTTTTATCCCATGTGGGCACACTTTTTGCAGGGTGTGTTCGAGGGAAGTGTGGTTGAATCGAGGGAGTTGTCCCCTCTGCAACCGTTCCATCCTCGAGATTCTTGACATTTTCTGA